One Gimesia sp. DNA segment encodes these proteins:
- a CDS encoding DUF2905 domain-containing protein: MSNHPAWILIGAGLFIAAIGLFWLLGPSLPWIGKLPGDIAVERENVRFYFPLTTCILLSLLLTGIVWVIRFFTK; encoded by the coding sequence ATGAGTAATCACCCCGCGTGGATATTAATCGGAGCTGGACTCTTCATCGCCGCCATTGGTCTGTTCTGGCTGCTCGGACCCTCGCTGCCCTGGATCGGAAAACTGCCCGGCGATATTGCGGTTGAACGGGAAAACGTCCGCTTCTATTTTCCCCTGACGACCTGCATCCTGCTCAGTTTATTGCTCACGGGAATCGTCTGGGTGATCCGCTTCTTCACGAAGTGA